A window of the Mesorhizobium opportunistum WSM2075 genome harbors these coding sequences:
- the nuoG gene encoding NADH-quinone oxidoreductase subunit NuoG gives MAKLKVDGKEITVPDHYTLLQAAEDAGAEVPRFCFHERLSIAGNCRMCLIEVKGGPPKPQASCAMGVRDLRPGPNGEPPEIFTNTPMVKKAREGVMEFLLINHPLDCPICDQGGECDLQDQAMAFGVDSSRYHENKRAVEDKYIGPLVKTVMNRCIHCTRCVRFTTEVAGISELGLIGRGEDAEITTYLESAMTSELQGNVIDLCPVGALTSKPFAFQARPWELTKTESIDVMDAVGSAIRVDSRGREVMRILPRVNEQVNEEWISDKTRFIWDGLRTQRLDRPYVRKDGKLVPASWADAFAAIKDAVSKTTPEKIGAIAGDLAAVEEIYALKLLMASLGSRNTDCRQDGAALDPALGRASYIFNPTIEGIEQADAVLIIGANPRFEASVLNARIRKRWRVGNLPVGVIGDVGDTRYEYELLGAGPDSLKDLADGNGKFFQTLKKATHPLIIIGQGALARADGAAVLGQAAKLAAAVNAARADWNGFAVLHNAAGRVGGLDLGFVPGEGGKNVAGMLGETDVLFLLGADEIDMGKTGGAFVVYIGTHGDAGAHRANVILPAAAYTEKSGTYVNTEGRVQQTNRAGFAPGDAREDWAILRALSDVLGKKLPFDSLPQLRAKLYGEYPHLARIDQVAAGNAEDIAGVAKLGGRLNKGTFTSPVKDFYLTNPIARASAVMAECSALAKSGFKQAAE, from the coding sequence ATGGCAAAGCTCAAGGTCGACGGGAAAGAGATCACTGTACCCGACCACTATACGCTGCTGCAGGCGGCGGAAGACGCGGGCGCGGAAGTGCCGCGCTTCTGCTTCCACGAGCGGCTGTCGATCGCTGGCAACTGCCGTATGTGCCTGATCGAGGTCAAGGGCGGGCCGCCCAAGCCGCAGGCCTCCTGCGCCATGGGCGTGCGCGACCTGCGCCCCGGCCCCAATGGCGAGCCGCCGGAGATCTTTACCAACACGCCGATGGTCAAGAAGGCCCGGGAAGGCGTGATGGAGTTCCTGCTGATCAACCATCCGCTCGACTGCCCGATCTGCGACCAGGGCGGCGAATGCGACCTGCAGGACCAGGCGATGGCCTTCGGCGTCGATTCCTCGCGCTATCACGAGAACAAACGCGCGGTCGAAGACAAATATATCGGCCCGCTGGTCAAGACGGTGATGAACCGCTGCATCCACTGCACGCGCTGCGTCCGCTTCACCACCGAAGTCGCCGGCATTTCCGAACTCGGCCTGATCGGCCGTGGCGAGGATGCCGAGATCACCACCTATCTCGAAAGCGCGATGACCTCGGAGCTTCAGGGCAATGTCATCGACCTCTGCCCCGTCGGCGCGCTGACGTCCAAGCCGTTCGCCTTCCAGGCGCGGCCGTGGGAGCTGACCAAGACCGAATCCATCGACGTCATGGATGCCGTCGGCTCGGCGATCCGCGTCGATAGCCGTGGCCGCGAGGTGATGCGCATCCTGCCGCGCGTTAACGAGCAGGTGAACGAGGAGTGGATCTCCGACAAGACCCGCTTCATCTGGGACGGCCTGCGCACGCAGCGTCTCGACCGGCCCTATGTGCGAAAAGACGGAAAGCTGGTTCCGGCAAGCTGGGCCGACGCGTTCGCCGCTATCAAGGACGCGGTGTCGAAGACGACGCCCGAGAAGATCGGCGCCATCGCGGGCGATCTGGCCGCGGTCGAGGAAATCTACGCGCTGAAGCTGCTGATGGCTTCGCTCGGCTCCAGGAACACCGATTGCCGCCAGGATGGCGCCGCGCTCGACCCGGCGCTCGGCCGCGCCAGCTACATCTTCAACCCGACCATCGAAGGCATCGAGCAGGCCGACGCGGTGCTGATCATCGGCGCCAATCCGCGCTTCGAGGCCTCGGTGCTCAACGCCCGCATACGCAAGCGCTGGCGGGTCGGCAATCTGCCGGTCGGCGTCATCGGCGATGTCGGCGACACCCGCTACGAGTACGAATTGTTGGGCGCCGGACCGGATTCGCTCAAGGATCTGGCCGACGGCAATGGCAAGTTCTTCCAGACGCTGAAGAAGGCCACGCACCCACTGATCATCATCGGCCAGGGCGCATTGGCACGCGCGGACGGTGCTGCCGTGCTCGGCCAGGCGGCCAAGCTCGCCGCTGCGGTGAACGCCGCACGGGCGGACTGGAACGGCTTTGCCGTGCTGCACAATGCGGCTGGGCGCGTTGGCGGCCTGGATCTCGGCTTCGTGCCGGGCGAGGGCGGCAAGAACGTCGCCGGCATGCTGGGCGAAACAGACGTGCTGTTCCTGCTCGGCGCCGACGAGATCGACATGGGCAAGACCGGCGGCGCCTTCGTCGTCTATATCGGCACGCATGGCGATGCCGGCGCGCACCGCGCCAATGTCATCCTGCCGGCGGCCGCCTACACCGAAAAGTCGGGCACCTATGTCAACACGGAAGGGCGCGTGCAGCAGACCAACCGCGCCGGCTTCGCGCCGGGCGATGCGCGCGAGGACTGGGCGATCCTGCGGGCGCTGTCGGACGTGCTGGGCAAGAAGTTGCCGTTCGATTCGCTGCCGCAACTGCGCGCCAAGCTCTATGGCGAATACCCGCATCTGGCCCGCATCGACCAGGTCGCGGCCGGCAATGCCGAGGATATCGCCGGGGTGGCGAAGCTCGGCGGGCGGCTGAACAAGGGCACCTTCACCTCGCCGGTCAAGGATTTCTACCTGACCAACCCGATCGCGCGGGCGTCCGCCGTGATGGCGGAATGCTCGGCACTGGCCAAGAGCGGCTTCAAGCAGGCGGCGGAATAA
- a CDS encoding NADH-quinone oxidoreductase subunit E, which produces MSVRRLAEASVQPASFAFNRANAAVAKQWIKKYPKGREQSAIIPLLMIAQEQEGWVTKAAIETISDMLGMPRIRGLEVATFYTQYQLNPVGTRAHIQVCGTTPCMLRGSEALMDVCRSKIHHDQFHTNDKGTLSWEEVECLGACVNAPMVMVFKDTFEDLTPERLAEIIDLYDAGKGASVAPGPQNGRTGSEPATGLTTLKNEKAILKSTRDREAREAAKAAKAAPDAIIAASVPAPATAPVAPSNASKPKTDAPETSPALKTPSKAKVAPAAEKAASVSAPRHSAVNANKAAPEVEKVSKQRSGPIAKAEPASAFKAPEAKVPVAKPAKPSLEDKNRPAGIDRPAAVDDLKLISGVGPKIEGILHTLGIFTFAQVASWKKAEREWVDGYLSFQGRIDRDDWVKQAKALAKGGVAEYIRVFGKKPV; this is translated from the coding sequence ATGTCAGTCCGCCGTCTCGCAGAAGCCAGCGTCCAGCCAGCCTCCTTCGCCTTCAACCGGGCGAATGCGGCCGTAGCGAAGCAATGGATCAAGAAATACCCGAAGGGCCGCGAGCAGTCGGCGATCATCCCGCTTCTGATGATAGCGCAGGAGCAGGAAGGCTGGGTCACCAAGGCGGCGATCGAGACGATTTCGGACATGCTCGGCATGCCGCGTATCCGCGGTCTCGAGGTCGCGACCTTCTACACGCAATACCAGCTCAATCCCGTTGGCACGCGCGCGCACATCCAGGTCTGCGGCACCACGCCCTGCATGCTGCGCGGCTCGGAAGCGCTGATGGATGTCTGCCGCTCGAAAATCCATCACGACCAGTTCCACACCAACGACAAGGGCACCTTGTCGTGGGAGGAGGTCGAGTGCCTCGGCGCCTGCGTCAACGCACCGATGGTCATGGTCTTCAAAGACACGTTCGAGGATTTGACGCCGGAACGGCTGGCCGAAATCATCGACCTCTATGACGCGGGCAAGGGCGCCTCGGTGGCGCCGGGGCCGCAGAACGGCCGCACCGGCTCGGAACCGGCCACCGGCCTCACCACGCTGAAGAACGAAAAGGCGATCCTCAAGTCGACCCGCGACCGGGAAGCCAGGGAAGCAGCCAAGGCCGCCAAGGCGGCGCCCGACGCGATCATCGCGGCGTCGGTTCCGGCACCCGCCACCGCCCCTGTCGCGCCGTCCAATGCCAGCAAGCCGAAGACCGATGCGCCCGAGACCAGCCCGGCGTTGAAGACACCCTCGAAGGCCAAGGTGGCGCCGGCGGCGGAGAAGGCGGCGAGCGTTTCGGCGCCGCGGCATTCGGCCGTCAATGCGAACAAGGCGGCCCCCGAGGTCGAGAAGGTTTCCAAGCAGCGCAGCGGGCCGATCGCCAAGGCCGAGCCGGCCTCCGCCTTCAAGGCGCCGGAGGCCAAGGTGCCCGTGGCAAAACCGGCAAAACCATCGCTTGAGGACAAGAACCGTCCGGCCGGCATCGACAGGCCGGCCGCGGTCGACGATCTCAAGCTGATCTCCGGCGTCGGCCCCAAGATCGAAGGCATCCTGCATACGCTGGGCATCTTCACCTTCGCGCAGGTCGCGTCGTGGAAGAAGGCCGAGCGCGAGTGGGTCGACGGCTATCTTTCCTTCCAAGGTCGCATCGACCGCGACGACTGGGTCAAGCAGGCCAAGGCGCTCGCCAAGGGCGGTGTCGCCGAATACATCCGCGTTTTCGGCAAGAAGCCGGTCTGA
- the nuoF gene encoding NADH-quinone oxidoreductase subunit NuoF, with the protein MLQDKDRIFNNIYGLFDKSLAGAMARGAWDNTPGIIAKGREWIVNEMKASGLRGRGGAGFPTGLKWSFMPKQSDGRPSYLVVNADESEPGTCKDRDILRNDPHTLVEGSFIAGFAMGAVAAYIYVRGEFIREREALQRAIDEAYEAKLIGKNNTSGYDFDIYMHHGAGAYICGEETALLESLEGKKGQPRLKPPFPANVGLYGCPTTVNNVESIAVAPTILRRGAAWFSSFGRPNNVGTKLFCISGHVNNPCTVEEAMSIPFRELIETHCGGIRGGWDNLLAVIPGGASVPLVPAEQIIDTPMDFDALRDLKSGLGTAAVIVMDKSTDVVKAIARLSYFYKHESCGQCTPCREGTGWMWRVMERLVRGEAQKREIDMLLDVTKQVEGHTICALGDAAAWPIQGLMRHFRGEVERRIDEFSRNAHRAEPVMVAAE; encoded by the coding sequence ATGCTTCAGGACAAAGACCGCATCTTCAACAACATCTACGGCCTGTTCGACAAGTCGCTGGCCGGCGCGATGGCGCGCGGCGCCTGGGACAACACGCCCGGCATCATCGCCAAGGGGCGCGAGTGGATCGTCAACGAGATGAAGGCGTCGGGCCTGCGCGGCCGTGGCGGCGCCGGCTTCCCGACCGGCTTGAAATGGTCGTTCATGCCCAAGCAGAGCGACGGCCGGCCGAGCTACCTCGTCGTCAATGCCGACGAATCCGAACCCGGCACCTGCAAGGACCGAGACATCTTGCGCAACGATCCGCACACGCTGGTCGAGGGCTCCTTCATCGCCGGCTTCGCCATGGGGGCGGTCGCCGCCTACATCTATGTGCGCGGCGAGTTCATCCGCGAGCGCGAGGCGCTGCAGCGCGCCATCGACGAGGCCTATGAGGCCAAGCTGATCGGCAAGAACAACACGTCCGGTTACGATTTCGACATCTACATGCATCACGGCGCCGGCGCCTATATATGCGGCGAGGAGACAGCACTCCTCGAAAGCCTCGAAGGCAAGAAGGGCCAGCCCAGGCTGAAGCCGCCATTCCCCGCCAATGTCGGACTTTATGGTTGTCCGACGACCGTCAACAATGTCGAGTCGATCGCGGTGGCGCCGACCATCCTGCGCCGCGGCGCGGCCTGGTTCTCGTCCTTCGGCCGGCCCAACAATGTCGGCACCAAGCTGTTCTGCATCTCAGGCCACGTCAACAATCCGTGCACTGTCGAAGAGGCGATGTCGATCCCGTTCCGCGAACTGATCGAGACGCATTGCGGCGGTATTCGCGGCGGCTGGGACAATCTCTTGGCGGTCATCCCGGGCGGCGCCTCGGTGCCGCTGGTGCCGGCCGAGCAGATCATCGACACGCCGATGGATTTCGACGCGCTGCGCGACCTGAAGTCCGGTCTCGGCACGGCGGCCGTCATCGTCATGGACAAGTCGACCGATGTGGTGAAGGCGATCGCGCGGTTGTCCTATTTCTACAAGCATGAGAGCTGCGGCCAGTGCACGCCGTGCCGCGAAGGCACCGGCTGGATGTGGCGGGTGATGGAGCGGCTGGTGCGCGGCGAGGCGCAGAAGCGCGAGATCGATATGCTGCTCGACGTCACCAAGCAGGTCGAGGGCCACACGATCTGCGCACTGGGCGACGCGGCGGCATGGCCGATCCAGGGCCTGATGCGGCATTTCCGCGGCGAGGTGGAGCGGCGCATCGACGAGTTTTCCCGCAACGCGCACCGGGCTGAGCCGGTGATGGTGGCTGCGGAATAA
- a CDS encoding NADH-quinone oxidoreductase subunit D, whose product MAETSVRNFNINFGPQHPAAHGVLRLVLELDGEVVDRVDPHIGLLHRGTEKLIEAKTYLQAVPYLDRLDYCAPMNQEHAFALAAERLLGIEVPRRGQLIRVLYCEIGRIMSHILNVTTQAMDVGALTPPLWGFVEREKLMVFYERASGSRMHAAYFRPGGVHQDLPRQLVEDIGKWIDPFLKSLDDLDKLLTGNRIFKQRNVDIGIVSLADAWAWGFSGVMVRGSGSPWDLRKSQPYECYSEMDFDIPIGKNGDCFDRYLVRMEEMRQSAKIMRQCVDLLLGKESTGPVSNLDGKVVPPKRQAMKRSMEALIHHFKLYTEGYRVPAGEVYAAVEAPKGEFGVYLVSDGTNKPYRCKLRAPGFAHLQAMDFLCRGHMLADVTAVLGSLDIVFGEVDR is encoded by the coding sequence ATGGCTGAAACCTCCGTCCGCAATTTCAACATCAACTTTGGACCGCAACACCCTGCGGCGCACGGCGTTTTGCGCCTTGTTCTCGAACTCGACGGCGAAGTCGTCGATCGCGTCGATCCGCATATCGGGCTCCTGCATCGCGGCACGGAAAAGCTGATCGAGGCCAAGACCTATCTGCAGGCGGTGCCTTATCTCGACCGGCTCGATTATTGCGCGCCGATGAACCAGGAGCATGCCTTTGCGCTGGCCGCCGAGCGCCTGCTTGGCATCGAAGTGCCGAGGCGCGGCCAGTTGATCCGCGTGCTCTACTGCGAAATCGGCCGCATCATGTCGCATATCCTCAATGTGACGACGCAGGCCATGGACGTCGGCGCGCTGACGCCGCCGCTGTGGGGCTTCGTCGAGCGCGAAAAGCTGATGGTGTTCTATGAGCGCGCTTCCGGCTCGCGCATGCATGCCGCCTATTTCCGTCCCGGCGGCGTCCACCAGGACCTGCCGCGCCAGCTGGTCGAGGATATCGGCAAGTGGATCGACCCGTTCCTGAAGTCGCTTGACGATCTCGACAAGCTGCTGACCGGCAACCGCATCTTCAAGCAGCGCAATGTCGATATCGGCATTGTTTCGCTGGCCGATGCCTGGGCCTGGGGTTTTTCGGGCGTCATGGTGCGCGGCTCGGGCTCGCCTTGGGACCTGCGCAAGTCGCAGCCCTACGAATGCTATTCGGAAATGGATTTCGACATTCCGATCGGCAAGAACGGCGACTGTTTCGACCGTTACCTGGTGCGCATGGAAGAGATGCGGCAGTCCGCGAAGATCATGCGCCAGTGTGTCGATCTCCTGCTCGGCAAGGAAAGCACCGGACCGGTGTCGAACCTCGACGGCAAGGTGGTGCCGCCGAAGCGCCAGGCGATGAAGCGCTCGATGGAAGCGCTCATCCACCACTTCAAGCTCTACACCGAGGGCTATCGCGTGCCGGCCGGCGAAGTCTATGCGGCCGTCGAGGCGCCGAAGGGCGAGTTCGGCGTCTACCTGGTCTCCGACGGCACCAACAAGCCCTATCGCTGCAAGCTGCGCGCGCCCGGCTTCGCGCATCTGCAGGCCATGGATTTCCTGTGCCGCGGCCACATGCTGGCCGACGTCACCGCCGTTCTTGGCTCCCTCGACATCGTGTTTGGTGAGGTCGATCGCTAA
- a CDS encoding NADH-ubiquinone dehydrogenase subunit, whose translation MAPYSYPLMPNLDQIEKMNQDLTRMMPKEMASAVNLFAHPVAGAAAMSALSLGLANHAFGVWLGALSGAAEASQRLMQPLIEDFETRVEEFEDANSSSTKARATAKTMIAEAQSFAQEVTDIAAKEAATTAPVASAGPATGDVPDALLPEDFRQPKAMDKPAKPSDLKAIPGIGPKLEKVLNGLGIWTYAQIAAWSPQEIAWVDDYLSFNGRIGRDDWTAQATALSAKK comes from the coding sequence ATGGCGCCGTATTCGTACCCATTGATGCCCAATTTGGACCAGATCGAGAAGATGAACCAGGACCTGACCAGGATGATGCCGAAGGAGATGGCCAGCGCCGTCAACCTTTTCGCGCATCCTGTCGCGGGTGCCGCTGCGATGTCGGCCTTGAGCCTCGGGCTCGCCAACCACGCGTTCGGCGTCTGGCTGGGCGCGCTTTCGGGAGCCGCCGAGGCATCGCAACGCCTGATGCAGCCGCTGATCGAGGATTTCGAGACGCGCGTCGAAGAATTCGAGGACGCGAACTCTTCGTCCACCAAGGCGCGGGCGACGGCGAAGACCATGATTGCCGAGGCGCAGTCCTTCGCGCAGGAAGTCACCGACATTGCCGCCAAGGAAGCCGCCACCACGGCGCCGGTGGCCAGTGCCGGCCCGGCAACGGGCGACGTCCCCGACGCATTGTTGCCCGAGGATTTCCGCCAGCCCAAGGCCATGGACAAGCCGGCGAAGCCGTCGGACTTGAAAGCGATACCGGGCATCGGGCCGAAGCTCGAGAAAGTTCTGAACGGGCTCGGCATCTGGACGTATGCCCAGATCGCGGCCTGGTCCCCGCAGGAGATCGCCTGGGTCGACGACTATCTGTCGTTCAACGGCCGCATCGGCCGTGACGATTGGACTGCCCAGGCAACTGCGCTGTCCGCGAAGAAGTGA